One genomic window of Sphingobacterium oryzagri includes the following:
- a CDS encoding Gfo/Idh/MocA family protein — MITIPYKAVLPKTMLPIVIIGAGGIVKDAHLPAYKKAGFHVYGIVNRTKAKAEALAEDFAIPHVFDTVAQAVAHAPADTVYDITIMPNQFLETLEALPDGAAVLIQKPMGDYYADSEAILAVCKRKKLVAAINCQLRQAPFVNAARWLIEQGHIGELYDMEVRVTLHTPWELFPHVMVHPRLEILYHSVHYIDLIRSFLGNPKSVYAKTLKHPAKELSSSRTTLLFDYGDTMHAVVNTNHDHDFGPDHQESFIKWEGTKGAIKAKMGLLMDYPHGVPDQFSYCIKSPEGEYKWIDYPIEGSWFPDAFIGSMGSLMRFKLGEIDVLPAAVEDVIHTMAVVEAAYKSSAAGGEKIDDIA, encoded by the coding sequence ATGATAACTATTCCCTACAAAGCAGTCTTACCGAAGACGATGTTGCCGATTGTGATAATCGGAGCAGGAGGTATTGTTAAGGATGCCCATTTGCCCGCCTATAAAAAAGCAGGCTTTCACGTTTATGGTATAGTGAACCGTACAAAGGCAAAAGCGGAGGCATTGGCGGAAGACTTTGCTATTCCCCACGTGTTTGATACGGTAGCGCAGGCTGTCGCACACGCACCGGCAGATACGGTGTACGATATCACGATTATGCCCAACCAGTTTCTCGAAACGCTAGAAGCATTGCCGGATGGAGCTGCCGTACTGATCCAAAAACCAATGGGCGATTACTATGCCGATAGCGAAGCGATTTTAGCGGTTTGTAAGCGAAAAAAACTTGTGGCCGCGATCAACTGCCAACTTCGTCAAGCGCCTTTTGTCAATGCCGCGCGTTGGCTGATCGAGCAAGGGCATATCGGTGAATTGTACGATATGGAAGTTCGCGTTACGTTACACACGCCCTGGGAACTTTTTCCGCATGTCATGGTACATCCACGGCTTGAAATTTTATACCATAGCGTGCACTATATTGATTTGATCAGATCCTTTTTGGGTAATCCAAAAAGTGTCTATGCCAAAACATTGAAGCATCCGGCCAAGGAATTATCCTCCAGCCGCACCACCCTGTTGTTTGATTACGGAGATACGATGCACGCCGTCGTGAATACCAACCACGATCACGATTTCGGACCAGATCATCAAGAAAGTTTCATCAAATGGGAAGGCACAAAGGGTGCTATCAAAGCCAAAATGGGCTTATTGATGGATTATCCACATGGCGTTCCCGATCAGTTCTCTTACTGCATCAAATCGCCGGAGGGTGAATATAAGTGGATCGATTATCCCATCGAAGGCTCTTGGTTTCCCGATGCTTTTATTGGAAGTATGGGCAGTTTGATGCGTTTTAAGCTTGGAGAAATCGACGTGTTGCCGGCTGCAGTCGAAGATGTCATCCACACGATGGCCGTTGTTGAAGCAGCCTACAAAAGCAGTGCCGCAGGCGGTGAAAAAATTGACGATATCGCGTGA
- a CDS encoding MaoC/PaaZ C-terminal domain-containing protein, which translates to MHFESIFFEDYSLTDKRITLGRTITETDFVVHAGHTGDFFPHHMDAEWCKTQPFGQRIAHGTMIFAIGIGLTASVINPEAFSKGYDRLRFVKPVFIGDTIHAEVSISEKSDAKNPAFGTVVEHVEIINQHGEVVLVADHILLAKRKEAVS; encoded by the coding sequence ATGCATTTTGAATCTATTTTTTTTGAAGATTACAGCCTGACAGATAAACGCATTACTTTGGGCCGCACGATAACGGAAACCGACTTTGTGGTTCATGCCGGCCATACTGGCGATTTCTTTCCGCACCATATGGATGCCGAATGGTGCAAAACACAACCATTTGGACAGCGTATCGCACACGGAACCATGATATTCGCTATTGGTATAGGCTTGACGGCCTCGGTTATTAATCCAGAGGCTTTTTCCAAAGGCTATGATCGCCTACGTTTCGTCAAGCCCGTATTCATCGGAGATACCATCCATGCCGAGGTCAGCATTTCCGAAAAATCAGATGCTAAAAATCCAGCTTTTGGAACCGTGGTGGAGCATGTAGAAATAATCAACCAACACGGCGAAGTCGTGCTTGTGGCTGATCATATTTTACTGGCGAAACGCAAAGAAGCAGTTTCCTAA
- the fucP gene encoding L-fucose:H+ symporter permease, producing MHINTNETASVGHHPSKSYLFPFILVVCLFFLWGIAHNLNGVLIPHLKKACELDNSQSALVDTSVFFAYFVMALPAGFLLRKWGYKASIIIGLLAFSLGAFLFIPAANMRMYELFLIALFLIGCGLAVLETAANPYAAVLGPASSATHRLNLAASFNGLAAMIAPIIGTVFILSGRSYSAEQMDAMTETARLTYLAEEASSVKLPYLILGAVLLLIALIFVFVKLPEIKEEESGTVQKTGFFSALKHRHLAFAVVAQFFYVGAQVCVTSFFIRMAQQGAGVDEKTAGYYLGVYGLLFMAGRFVGTFLLRYTAASRLLSLYAFISIFLAAVAIFGSGMVVLYALGGLGFFMSIMFPTIFSLGIAGLGKDTKQASSWLIMSIVGGAIFPFLTGGIIDMAKDNTQVGYIVPLVCYAVILWYALKGSKPSATVHSR from the coding sequence ATGCACATTAATACAAATGAAACCGCAAGTGTTGGTCATCATCCCTCGAAAAGCTATCTTTTCCCATTTATACTGGTCGTCTGCCTGTTTTTCCTGTGGGGAATTGCACATAATTTAAATGGTGTCCTTATTCCACATTTAAAGAAAGCCTGCGAGCTGGACAATAGCCAATCCGCATTGGTAGACACCTCCGTGTTCTTCGCTTACTTTGTGATGGCGCTACCTGCCGGCTTTCTGTTGCGGAAATGGGGATATAAAGCGTCCATTATTATTGGTTTGCTTGCCTTTTCGCTTGGCGCTTTTCTTTTCATACCCGCGGCAAATATGCGGATGTATGAGCTTTTTCTCATCGCCCTGTTTCTCATCGGCTGTGGACTGGCTGTTTTGGAAACCGCAGCCAATCCTTATGCGGCTGTTTTAGGTCCAGCAAGTTCGGCTACACATCGCCTAAATTTGGCGGCCTCGTTCAACGGTTTGGCGGCTATGATTGCGCCAATCATCGGAACGGTGTTTATCCTATCCGGCCGAAGCTATTCGGCAGAGCAGATGGATGCCATGACGGAAACAGCACGCCTCACGTACCTCGCCGAAGAAGCCTCGTCCGTGAAATTGCCCTATCTTATTCTAGGTGCGGTATTGCTGTTGATTGCGCTGATCTTTGTATTCGTTAAACTGCCGGAAATAAAAGAAGAAGAAAGTGGCACGGTACAGAAAACAGGCTTTTTTTCGGCACTTAAGCATCGGCATCTTGCCTTTGCCGTCGTGGCACAATTTTTCTATGTCGGCGCACAGGTTTGTGTAACCAGCTTCTTTATCCGGATGGCGCAGCAAGGTGCGGGCGTAGATGAGAAAACCGCCGGTTATTACTTGGGTGTATATGGCCTGCTATTTATGGCGGGTCGTTTTGTGGGTACGTTTTTGTTACGTTATACCGCAGCAAGCCGGCTCCTTTCCTTGTATGCATTCATATCTATCTTTTTGGCTGCGGTTGCCATCTTTGGTTCCGGCATGGTCGTTTTATATGCACTAGGTGGATTGGGATTTTTTATGTCCATTATGTTTCCGACGATCTTCTCTTTGGGAATTGCTGGGTTAGGGAAAGACACCAAACAGGCGTCTTCATGGCTGATTATGTCTATCGTTGGCGGCGCTATATTCCCGTTCCTGACGGGAGGAATTATCGATATGGCCAAGGACAATACACAGGTCGGATATATCGTTCCGCTGGTCTGTTATGCCGTCATCCTGTGGTATGCCCTAAAAGGATCGAAGCCGAGTGCAACAGTACATTCTCGGTAG
- a CDS encoding nucleotidyl transferase AbiEii/AbiGii toxin family protein, whose product MSNHTNIVRIKAVNNALQELRDHVVFVGGATISLYADRPVLEVRPTDDIDVIVEILNYEQRQRLEERLREIGFSNDVESGVICRFKIRGIIVDIMPTDDPSIGFNNKWYPKGYEHAENYTLDDDQTIRILTAPYFLATKLEAFKGRGGGDGRLSHDFEDIVFVLENREKLWEELETCDDGAKAYLVAEFSALMGNPHIYEWIDSHVERGNIRPKTSTIMENIKNWLNKSMDN is encoded by the coding sequence ATGTCAAATCATACTAATATCGTACGGATCAAAGCCGTAAATAATGCGCTACAAGAGTTACGTGACCATGTGGTCTTCGTAGGAGGAGCAACAATATCTTTATATGCCGACCGACCTGTCCTTGAAGTGAGGCCGACTGATGATATTGATGTGATTGTCGAGATACTTAACTACGAACAGCGTCAACGATTGGAAGAGCGGCTGAGAGAGATCGGTTTTTCAAATGATGTCGAATCGGGGGTAATCTGTCGATTCAAAATCAGAGGTATCATCGTGGACATTATGCCCACAGATGATCCATCTATAGGGTTCAACAATAAATGGTACCCAAAGGGTTATGAGCATGCCGAAAATTATACGCTCGATGACGATCAGACAATCCGAATTTTGACTGCCCCCTATTTTCTTGCAACAAAACTGGAAGCTTTCAAAGGACGCGGCGGTGGAGATGGCCGATTGAGCCATGATTTTGAAGACATTGTCTTTGTATTGGAAAACAGGGAAAAACTGTGGGAGGAACTGGAAACTTGTGATGATGGAGCAAAAGCATACCTGGTCGCTGAGTTTTCAGCACTCATGGGCAATCCTCATATCTATGAATGGATAGATAGCCATGTGGAGCGTGGAAATATCCGCCCAAAAACTTCAACAATCATGGAGAATATAAAAAATTGGCTAAACAAATCGATGGACAACTAA
- a CDS encoding MGH1-like glycoside hydrolase domain-containing protein: protein MKKLILTLGFVCTAIFLFAQQSGTWIWYPGDFEVWLSNDMQNRRTERGTFFPPFWKMDSHYVLVEFHKEFDLQQEEEIAIYAEGKYNVKLNGKMLPGMPTKLKLGKGKQKINVKVYNQAQVPALYVSGKTVFTDKDWLATYEDKEWIDETGKASDQSGTTYVKAGYWNFNNAAQSPSKFRLPTRTEKAVASSKQGKGTLIDFGKNTFGFLTLHQLKGSGELSIYYGESKEEALAIETCETLDIIALEKQVGKDSTLALSKAFRYVYVEPKGTAAFNGASMEYEFLPVEDRGSFKSSDEELNKIWDVAKYTMELTSREFYIDGIKRDRWIWSGDAYQSYAMNYYLGFDSETVKRTILALRGKEPTVSHINTIMDYTFYWFLSIYDYYQYTGDKEFIASIYPRMQSLMQFCLDRRNTDGLMQGLSGDWVFIDWADGLSKQGEVSFEQLLLCRSLETMALCADLVGQKQDQQRYTKEATQLKAKIFDYYWNEQKGAFAHSRIDGKQTDNVTRYTNMFAIFFDYLSATQQQAVKDKVLLNEDIQKIMTPYMRYYELEALCALGEKDYVMKEMKNYWGGMLKLGATTFWEEYNPDKKGAEHYAMYGREFGKSLCHSWGASPIYLLGKYYLGVTPTAAGYEEYTIEPYLASLEWMEGKVPTPQGEIAIHVSKKKIKVQSPIGTGTLHIKSKVLPRCKQGTVKKLENDTYSVELKKGISYEVDYEA, encoded by the coding sequence ATGAAAAAACTAATCTTAACCCTAGGTTTCGTGTGTACTGCCATCTTTTTATTTGCGCAGCAAAGCGGAACCTGGATATGGTATCCAGGCGATTTTGAAGTATGGCTAAGCAATGACATGCAAAACAGGCGAACAGAACGAGGCACCTTTTTTCCGCCTTTTTGGAAAATGGATAGCCATTATGTACTCGTTGAATTTCATAAAGAGTTCGATCTGCAGCAAGAAGAGGAGATTGCTATTTATGCCGAAGGCAAATACAATGTAAAACTAAATGGAAAGATGTTGCCTGGTATGCCTACCAAATTAAAATTGGGTAAGGGAAAACAGAAAATCAATGTAAAAGTCTACAATCAAGCGCAGGTGCCCGCTTTGTATGTTTCCGGAAAGACCGTTTTTACCGACAAAGATTGGCTAGCAACCTACGAAGATAAGGAATGGATTGATGAAACAGGTAAAGCATCGGACCAATCGGGTACGACCTATGTAAAAGCCGGTTATTGGAACTTTAACAACGCCGCGCAGTCACCTTCGAAATTTAGACTGCCCACGCGCACGGAAAAAGCAGTAGCGAGTAGCAAGCAGGGAAAGGGAACGCTGATCGACTTTGGCAAGAACACCTTTGGTTTTTTGACCTTGCATCAGTTAAAAGGTAGTGGAGAACTTTCCATTTATTATGGTGAATCCAAGGAAGAAGCACTAGCCATAGAAACCTGTGAAACGCTGGATATTATCGCGCTCGAGAAACAAGTTGGCAAAGATAGTACGCTTGCGCTGTCAAAAGCCTTCCGTTATGTGTACGTCGAACCGAAAGGAACTGCAGCATTTAATGGAGCTTCCATGGAATATGAATTCCTGCCGGTGGAAGATCGCGGATCCTTCAAGAGCTCGGACGAGGAGTTGAACAAAATCTGGGACGTAGCCAAATACACGATGGAACTTACCTCACGGGAGTTTTACATCGATGGTATCAAGCGCGATCGTTGGATATGGAGTGGCGATGCTTACCAGTCTTACGCCATGAATTACTACTTGGGCTTTGACTCGGAAACCGTCAAGCGTACCATTTTGGCGCTGCGCGGAAAAGAACCTACCGTGAGCCATATCAACACCATTATGGACTATACCTTTTATTGGTTTTTGAGTATTTACGACTATTACCAATATACGGGGGATAAAGAGTTTATTGCGAGTATTTACCCGCGTATGCAATCACTGATGCAGTTTTGTTTGGATCGTCGAAACACTGATGGCTTGATGCAAGGGCTTTCGGGCGACTGGGTGTTTATTGATTGGGCCGATGGATTAAGCAAACAAGGCGAAGTGAGTTTTGAGCAGTTGCTGCTATGCCGTAGCCTGGAAACGATGGCACTGTGTGCAGACCTAGTTGGACAAAAGCAGGATCAGCAACGCTACACGAAAGAAGCAACACAATTAAAAGCCAAGATTTTCGACTATTACTGGAACGAACAAAAAGGCGCATTTGCCCATAGTCGAATCGATGGTAAGCAAACGGATAACGTCACGCGATACACCAATATGTTCGCGATATTTTTCGATTACCTTTCTGCCACGCAGCAGCAAGCAGTCAAGGATAAGGTCTTGTTAAATGAGGATATCCAAAAAATCATGACTCCTTATATGCGTTACTATGAGCTGGAAGCACTTTGTGCGCTCGGCGAGAAAGATTATGTGATGAAGGAAATGAAAAACTATTGGGGAGGGATGCTAAAGCTTGGTGCAACGACCTTTTGGGAAGAATATAACCCTGATAAGAAAGGAGCCGAGCATTACGCGATGTATGGGCGCGAATTTGGTAAAAGTCTTTGTCATTCGTGGGGTGCTAGCCCGATATACCTATTAGGTAAATATTATTTGGGTGTAACCCCTACGGCGGCAGGTTACGAAGAATATACGATCGAACCTTATTTGGCTTCGTTGGAATGGATGGAAGGGAAAGTGCCAACACCACAAGGCGAAATAGCGATCCATGTATCTAAAAAGAAAATCAAGGTGCAATCACCCATCGGAACGGGGACGCTGCACATCAAAAGTAAGGTTTTGCCACGATGCAAACAGGGAACAGTAAAGAAACTGGAAAATGATACGTACAGCGTGGAATTGAAAAAAGGAATCAGCTATGAAGTGGATTATGAAGCGTAG
- a CDS encoding glycoside hydrolase family 2 TIM barrel-domain containing protein yields the protein MKWIMKRSLSVYLASIFGLLTLSISSRAQTVDGKPAVIPPVPDGVIASAWENPMITSINRDPARATGYSYASVEAALKNDREKNDRLLFLNGEWDFKFVFKPADAPKEFHKDEVKGWDKIQVPSNWEMKGYDIPIYRSAVYPFQPIDPPRIPTDYNAVGSYQRSFELPKNWDGMNITLHFGGVISAYHLWLNDKYVGYAEDSCLPSEFNITPYLKAGKNRISVQVIRWSDASYLEDQDHWRMSGIHREVFLMAEPKVRITDFHWQAKLDENHQDAIFSLRPKIDNFSGDSIRGFVVKAQLYDAAGKPILKDNLQKDADQIFNEIYPRLDNVKFGLLETKISNPKKWSTEDPNLYTLVLSLYDKDNKLLEAKSCAVGFRDIAFSPKNGKLLINGKETYLYGVNRHDHHPERGKALTREDMEADIRQIKQFNFNAIRTSHYPNDPYIYELCDRYGLMVMDEANLETHGLGGKLMNDPVWLAAHMERVTRMLERDKNHPSIVIWSLGNESGRGPTTAAMAAWIHDFDITRPVHYEPGMGSHQLPGYIDPSDPRYPKSNDHSHRLQNSKDQYYVDIVSRFYPGVFTPELLLNQQNGDKRPILFVEYSHSMGNSTGNIKDFWDIFRAHPRLIGGFIWDYKDQALVRKDSVFGKVLAYGGDFGEKIHNGAFSLNGIVDAWNRPKAAMYENKRIYQAAEVTLLEPQNARIKIKNRSSLLNLDHYQAVLLLRENGRVVREINLPSIKLAAGDSLEMDLLPHIPLKRLADKEYQLDVQFRLKEKETWAAKGFVVSSSQLRWQELQGWPTVTKNKGKALQLQQQDSLYRVLGQDFEATFSKKSGALTQFVYKNETIVNGDLLPNFTRPATDNDRRGWKPQLKLKYWYNTVAFKDIAVKEYADSMSVESRYSLSGDSAQLHVRYTVYKDGTIGVDYRLHTTAQLPNIPKVGMQLGINPQFDSIQYYGLGAMENYADRAYGFDLGVYSSNIDDFMEPYLYPQENGNRMDVRWFSLQSNKYGLMVTGKQPLQMSAWPFSQMQISQTKHWYKLKKESRITLNIDYLQMGIGGNDTWTDVSQPLEKYQIPAKDYQYSFRLKPFEVGKK from the coding sequence ATGAAGTGGATTATGAAGCGTAGTTTATCGGTGTATTTGGCAAGTATCTTCGGCTTGTTAACACTTAGCATTTCCTCGCGGGCACAGACGGTCGATGGAAAACCAGCTGTTATTCCGCCGGTGCCGGATGGCGTAATTGCGTCTGCCTGGGAAAACCCGATGATCACCTCGATCAATCGAGATCCCGCACGGGCGACAGGATACTCGTATGCATCGGTAGAGGCGGCGCTTAAAAACGATCGGGAAAAAAACGATAGACTGTTATTCCTTAATGGCGAATGGGATTTTAAGTTTGTCTTCAAACCTGCAGATGCGCCGAAAGAATTTCATAAAGATGAAGTTAAAGGATGGGACAAGATTCAAGTGCCTTCCAATTGGGAAATGAAGGGATACGATATTCCGATTTACCGATCGGCCGTTTATCCTTTCCAGCCCATTGATCCACCAAGAATACCGACAGATTACAATGCTGTAGGATCTTATCAACGCAGTTTCGAATTACCTAAAAATTGGGACGGGATGAATATCACCTTGCACTTCGGTGGTGTGATCTCGGCTTACCATCTTTGGTTAAATGACAAATATGTCGGCTATGCCGAAGACTCGTGCTTACCATCGGAGTTTAACATCACGCCTTATCTTAAGGCGGGTAAAAATAGAATTTCTGTGCAGGTGATTCGCTGGAGCGATGCGTCTTATTTGGAAGATCAGGACCATTGGCGTATGAGCGGCATACATCGGGAGGTGTTTTTGATGGCCGAACCGAAAGTGCGTATAACCGATTTTCACTGGCAGGCGAAACTGGATGAAAACCACCAAGATGCCATTTTTTCTTTACGTCCAAAGATCGATAACTTCTCCGGAGATAGCATTCGCGGCTTTGTTGTCAAAGCGCAACTCTATGATGCCGCGGGTAAGCCGATCCTAAAGGACAATCTCCAAAAAGACGCTGATCAGATCTTTAATGAAATCTATCCGCGATTGGACAACGTTAAATTCGGACTGCTGGAAACCAAGATTTCGAATCCAAAGAAATGGTCGACCGAAGATCCCAACTTGTATACCTTGGTGCTGAGCCTCTACGATAAAGACAATAAACTCTTGGAAGCCAAAAGCTGTGCCGTAGGTTTCCGCGATATCGCCTTTTCTCCAAAAAATGGAAAGTTGCTGATCAACGGAAAAGAAACCTATCTCTATGGCGTAAACCGGCATGACCATCACCCCGAGCGTGGAAAAGCGCTGACTCGTGAAGACATGGAGGCCGATATCCGGCAGATCAAACAGTTTAATTTCAATGCGATCCGCACCTCGCATTATCCCAATGATCCGTACATCTACGAATTATGCGATCGTTATGGACTGATGGTGATGGATGAGGCCAATTTGGAAACACACGGCCTTGGTGGTAAATTAATGAATGATCCGGTATGGCTTGCCGCGCATATGGAGCGTGTAACGCGCATGCTGGAGCGCGACAAAAATCATCCTTCGATCGTGATCTGGTCCTTAGGCAACGAGTCGGGACGCGGGCCTACGACCGCGGCAATGGCTGCCTGGATCCACGATTTTGATATCACCCGACCGGTACACTATGAACCGGGAATGGGAAGTCATCAGCTTCCGGGCTATATTGATCCTTCGGACCCACGTTATCCAAAATCCAATGATCATTCCCATCGACTGCAAAATAGCAAAGATCAATATTACGTGGATATCGTATCGCGTTTTTATCCCGGTGTATTTACGCCTGAACTTTTGCTGAACCAGCAAAACGGCGATAAGCGACCTATTTTGTTTGTCGAATACTCCCATTCTATGGGAAACTCCACGGGAAACATCAAGGACTTTTGGGATATCTTCCGTGCACACCCACGGCTCATCGGTGGCTTTATCTGGGATTACAAAGACCAGGCACTCGTTCGCAAAGATTCCGTGTTTGGTAAAGTCCTGGCTTATGGCGGCGATTTTGGTGAAAAGATCCATAATGGCGCCTTCAGTTTGAACGGTATCGTGGATGCCTGGAACAGACCCAAAGCGGCCATGTATGAAAACAAGCGCATATACCAAGCGGCAGAGGTGACTTTGCTGGAACCGCAGAACGCACGCATTAAGATAAAAAATCGCTCTAGCTTACTGAATTTGGATCATTACCAAGCAGTATTGCTGCTCCGCGAGAACGGACGTGTGGTGCGTGAGATCAACCTCCCGTCCATTAAGCTGGCTGCTGGCGATAGCCTGGAAATGGACCTGCTCCCGCATATTCCATTAAAACGGTTAGCGGATAAAGAATACCAGTTGGATGTGCAATTCCGCTTAAAAGAGAAAGAAACTTGGGCGGCAAAAGGTTTTGTCGTTTCCTCCAGCCAGCTCCGCTGGCAGGAATTGCAAGGTTGGCCAACGGTAACGAAGAATAAAGGCAAAGCTTTGCAGCTGCAACAGCAAGATAGTCTATATCGCGTATTAGGGCAAGATTTCGAGGCGACGTTTAGCAAAAAATCTGGCGCATTGACGCAATTCGTTTATAAGAACGAGACGATTGTAAACGGGGATCTATTACCCAATTTTACGCGTCCTGCAACAGACAATGACCGCCGCGGTTGGAAGCCGCAACTGAAACTGAAGTATTGGTACAATACCGTTGCGTTCAAGGATATTGCTGTGAAGGAATATGCCGACAGCATGAGCGTGGAAAGCCGCTACAGTTTGTCTGGCGATTCCGCACAGCTACATGTGCGCTATACGGTTTATAAGGACGGAACTATCGGCGTCGATTATCGCTTGCATACGACCGCGCAACTGCCCAACATTCCGAAGGTTGGCATGCAACTCGGCATTAATCCGCAGTTTGACAGCATTCAATATTACGGATTGGGCGCTATGGAAAACTATGCCGATAGGGCCTATGGTTTTGATTTAGGCGTTTACAGTAGCAACATCGACGATTTTATGGAACCTTACCTGTATCCGCAGGAAAACGGGAACCGCATGGACGTCCGTTGGTTTAGCCTGCAAAGCAACAAATATGGTCTGATGGTAACAGGTAAACAACCCTTGCAAATGAGTGCATGGCCTTTTTCGCAGATGCAGATCAGCCAGACAAAACACTGGTACAAGTTGAAGAAGGAGAGCCGCATTACCTTAAATATTGATTACCTGCAGATGGGAATCGGAGGAAATGATACTTGGACAGATGTGTCGCAGCCTTTGGAAAAATACCAAATTCCGGCTAAAGATTATCAGTATTCTTTCCGTTTGAAACCTTTTGAAGTAGGCAAAAAGTAA